Proteins encoded in a region of the Leifsonia sp. PS1209 genome:
- the mfd gene encoding transcription-repair coupling factor gives MILQGLIAALSRASTFDDALACAARDADFSLTDGLRAPLLAGLMQRRAAAGASQALLVITATGRESESVRGALGCVMPDAEIVEFPAWETLPHERLSPSAEIVGKRLTALRRLADWDAGDRSRPIVLVASVRAALQPLADNLTDYAAVDLATGARGFDLSGLAMQLVDLAYARVDMVTRRGEFAVRGGILDVFPPNGDHPYRVDFFGDEVDQIRAFSVADQRSLPEPIASVSLPPSRELLLSESVRQRAREMEHEFPSMSAMLAKIGEGIPVEGMESLAPALVDRLVPLTHYLPDGAAVAVLSPERVASRAVSLAETNREFLSAAWSAATVGAAAPIDLAAGDFLTLQKLRDSVTFSKPGEKAPNHPWWTMSGFQTDAGLDRLPLPEEREIEEHLQLRIAAEAVPSFQGNVTGAIEHIGARLKDGWTVAIVAEGAGLVERAADVLSEAELPARHVEEFPADPEPGIAYLLRATVEHGFEVGETKLALLSESEFYGRTVGYDSRQVKKLATRRKNVVDPLALKPGDYVVHQTHGIGRFVELTQREVSSGGRNAVKSKREYLVLEYAPSKRGYPGDKLFVPTDQLDLLTRYVGGEAPALSKMGGSDWSAAKGRARKAVRDIAVELVKLYSARMASKGHAFGPDTPWQRELEEAFPFAETHDQLQTIDEVKADMERPIPMDRLISGDVGFGKTEIAVRAAFKAVQDGKQVVMLVPTTLLVKQHFETFQERFAGFPIHLRALSRFQTDKEAKETIDGMADGTVDVVIGTHRLLADNIVLKDLGLVIIDEEQRFGVEHKDALKKLKTNVDILAMSATPIPRTLEMAVTGIREMSTLATPPEDRHPILTFVGPYSDKQVAAAIRRELLREGQVFFVHNRVGSITSQAAKLAELVPEARIAVAHGKMNERALEQVVVDFWERKFDVLVSTTIIETGLDIANANTIIIDRADKYGLSQLHQLRGRVGRGRERAYAYFLWDENKPLSETAHDRLSTIAANNDLGSGMQVALKDLEIRGAGNLLGGEQSGHIAGVGFDLYLRMIGEAVSTFRGEVAEGQTELRLELPVDAHIPEEYVDSERLRLEAYQKLSTASSPAAKDDQIDQVIEELTDRYGEPPLAVSNLIAVSRLRRAAQRAGLGEVVAMGSNLRLAPAILPDSLQVRLQRMYPGAKYHAAPKVVTVPMPRINGEPLDDADLISWVATLLGALFPVPEPVAEAAS, from the coding sequence GTGATACTGCAGGGCTTGATCGCAGCGCTTTCGCGCGCCTCCACGTTCGATGACGCCCTGGCCTGCGCGGCCCGTGACGCCGACTTCTCTCTCACCGACGGGTTGCGGGCACCGCTGCTGGCCGGGTTGATGCAGCGCAGAGCTGCCGCAGGCGCATCCCAGGCCCTGCTCGTGATCACCGCCACCGGGCGCGAGTCCGAGTCCGTCCGCGGTGCGCTCGGCTGTGTGATGCCGGATGCGGAGATCGTCGAGTTCCCGGCCTGGGAGACCCTGCCGCACGAGCGTCTCAGCCCGAGCGCCGAGATCGTGGGCAAGCGGCTCACCGCCCTCCGCCGCCTCGCCGACTGGGATGCGGGGGACCGGTCGCGGCCGATCGTCCTGGTCGCCTCCGTGCGCGCCGCCCTGCAGCCGCTCGCGGACAACCTCACCGACTACGCGGCCGTCGACCTGGCGACCGGCGCACGGGGCTTCGACTTGTCCGGCCTCGCGATGCAGCTGGTCGACCTGGCGTACGCTCGCGTCGACATGGTCACCCGCCGCGGCGAGTTCGCCGTGCGCGGCGGCATCCTGGACGTCTTCCCGCCGAACGGCGACCACCCGTACCGCGTCGACTTCTTCGGGGACGAGGTGGACCAGATCCGCGCGTTCTCCGTGGCCGACCAGCGCTCGCTGCCCGAGCCCATCGCGTCCGTCTCGCTGCCGCCCAGCCGCGAGCTGCTGCTGAGCGAGTCCGTGCGCCAGCGTGCCAGGGAGATGGAGCACGAGTTCCCGAGCATGTCGGCGATGCTCGCCAAGATCGGCGAGGGCATCCCGGTCGAGGGCATGGAGTCGCTCGCGCCGGCGCTCGTCGACCGACTCGTGCCGCTCACGCACTACCTTCCGGATGGCGCGGCCGTCGCCGTGCTCTCGCCGGAGCGCGTCGCGAGCCGTGCCGTCAGCCTGGCCGAGACCAACCGCGAGTTCCTGTCGGCGGCGTGGAGCGCCGCCACCGTCGGCGCCGCCGCCCCGATCGACCTGGCCGCTGGAGACTTCCTCACCCTGCAGAAGCTGCGCGACTCCGTCACGTTCAGCAAGCCGGGAGAGAAGGCGCCGAACCACCCCTGGTGGACGATGAGCGGGTTCCAGACCGACGCCGGTCTCGATCGACTACCTCTGCCGGAGGAGCGCGAGATCGAGGAGCACCTGCAGCTGCGGATCGCGGCGGAGGCCGTCCCGAGCTTCCAGGGCAACGTCACCGGCGCCATCGAGCACATCGGGGCCAGGTTGAAGGACGGCTGGACCGTCGCCATCGTCGCGGAGGGCGCCGGGCTCGTGGAGCGCGCGGCCGACGTGCTGTCGGAGGCCGAGCTGCCCGCCCGGCACGTCGAGGAGTTCCCCGCCGATCCTGAGCCCGGCATCGCCTATCTGCTGCGGGCGACGGTCGAGCACGGCTTCGAGGTCGGCGAGACCAAGCTGGCGCTGCTCAGCGAGAGCGAGTTCTACGGCAGGACGGTCGGCTACGACTCCCGCCAGGTGAAGAAGCTCGCCACGCGGCGCAAGAACGTGGTCGACCCTCTGGCGCTGAAGCCGGGCGACTACGTCGTGCACCAGACCCACGGCATCGGCCGGTTCGTCGAGCTGACCCAGCGCGAGGTGTCGAGCGGCGGCCGCAACGCGGTCAAGTCCAAGCGCGAATACCTCGTGCTCGAGTACGCGCCGTCGAAGCGCGGGTACCCGGGCGACAAACTCTTCGTGCCCACCGATCAGCTGGATCTGCTGACCCGGTATGTGGGCGGTGAGGCTCCCGCGCTCAGCAAGATGGGCGGAAGCGACTGGTCGGCGGCGAAGGGCCGCGCCCGCAAGGCTGTCCGCGACATCGCGGTCGAGCTGGTCAAGCTGTACTCCGCGCGGATGGCGAGCAAGGGCCACGCGTTCGGGCCGGACACCCCGTGGCAGCGCGAGCTGGAGGAAGCGTTCCCGTTCGCGGAGACCCACGACCAGCTGCAGACCATCGACGAGGTGAAGGCCGACATGGAGCGGCCTATCCCGATGGACAGGCTCATCTCGGGCGATGTCGGCTTCGGCAAGACCGAGATCGCGGTGCGTGCGGCGTTCAAGGCGGTGCAGGACGGCAAGCAGGTCGTGATGCTCGTGCCGACCACGCTGCTCGTGAAGCAGCACTTCGAGACGTTCCAGGAGCGCTTCGCCGGGTTCCCCATCCACCTGCGCGCCCTCAGCCGGTTCCAGACCGACAAGGAGGCGAAGGAGACGATCGACGGCATGGCGGACGGCACCGTGGATGTGGTCATCGGCACCCACAGGCTCCTCGCCGACAACATCGTGCTCAAAGACCTCGGCCTCGTCATCATCGACGAGGAGCAGCGGTTCGGCGTCGAGCACAAGGACGCGCTGAAGAAGCTCAAGACCAACGTGGACATCCTGGCGATGAGCGCGACGCCCATCCCGCGCACGCTGGAGATGGCGGTCACCGGCATCAGGGAGATGTCGACGCTGGCCACCCCTCCGGAGGACAGGCACCCCATCCTGACCTTCGTCGGGCCGTACTCGGACAAGCAGGTGGCCGCGGCCATCCGGCGCGAGCTGCTGCGCGAGGGCCAGGTGTTCTTCGTGCACAACCGGGTCGGCAGCATCACCAGCCAGGCAGCGAAGCTGGCCGAGCTGGTGCCGGAGGCGCGCATCGCGGTGGCGCACGGCAAGATGAACGAGCGGGCGCTCGAACAGGTGGTCGTCGACTTCTGGGAGCGCAAGTTCGACGTGCTCGTGTCGACCACGATCATCGAGACAGGCCTCGACATCGCCAACGCGAACACGATCATCATCGACCGCGCCGACAAGTACGGCCTGAGCCAGCTGCACCAGCTGCGCGGCCGCGTCGGCCGTGGCCGCGAGCGCGCGTACGCGTACTTCCTCTGGGACGAGAACAAACCGCTCAGCGAGACGGCACACGACAGGCTCTCGACCATCGCCGCCAACAACGATCTCGGCAGCGGGATGCAGGTGGCGCTGAAAGACCTGGAGATCCGCGGAGCGGGCAACCTGCTCGGCGGCGAGCAGTCCGGTCACATCGCCGGTGTCGGCTTCGACCTCTACCTGCGCATGATCGGCGAGGCGGTGAGCACGTTCCGCGGCGAGGTCGCGGAGGGGCAGACCGAGCTGCGGCTGGAGCTGCCGGTGGATGCGCACATCCCGGAGGAGTACGTGGACAGCGAGCGCCTGCGGCTGGAGGCGTACCAGAAGCTGTCGACGGCCAGCTCGCCCGCGGCGAAGGACGACCAGATCGACCAGGTGATCGAGGAGCTGACCGACCGCTACGGCGAGCCGCCGCTCGCGGTCTCGAACCTCATCGCGGTGTCCCGGCTGCGGCGTGCCGCCCAGCGGGCCGGCCTCGGCGAGGTGGTCGCGATGGGCTCCAACCTGCGGCTGGCCCCGGCGATCCTGCCGGACTCGCTGCAGGTGCGGTTGCAGCGCATGTACCCGGGCGCCAAGTACCACGCCGCGCCCAAGGTGGTCACGGTGCCGATGCCGCGCATCAACGGCGAGCCGCTCGACGACGCCGACCTGATCTCCTGGGTGGCGACGCTGCTCGGCGCGCTCTTCCCCGTGCCGGAGCCGGTCGCAGAGGCGGCGTCCTGA
- a CDS encoding alpha/beta fold hydrolase: MKLFTREWGTGTRYAVLVHGAMSDSRNWRRVGPALAELGYHVVAVDLRGHGRSPRAIEYTAELLARDVVETVPAHPELVIGHSLGGLTVSLAVEELQPQRVVYVDPAFGPNVPWWQRKLAPAFFRSLASATAERIAKRNPRWDPLDVAIELETLRAFDQGVVPVLVGRGSLRAPVTMQVPSLVVLAGRSQLVSPRAAERLGEAGFVVRTVRGAGHTVHRDDHAGFMRALDGWV, encoded by the coding sequence ATGAAACTCTTCACCCGGGAGTGGGGAACCGGCACCAGGTACGCCGTCCTGGTGCATGGGGCGATGTCGGACTCGCGCAACTGGCGCAGGGTCGGACCGGCGCTCGCCGAGCTGGGCTACCACGTCGTCGCCGTCGACCTCCGTGGGCACGGCAGAAGCCCCCGCGCCATCGAGTACACGGCTGAGCTGCTCGCCCGGGATGTGGTCGAGACCGTTCCCGCGCATCCCGAGCTGGTCATCGGGCACTCGCTCGGCGGCCTCACCGTGAGCCTCGCGGTCGAGGAGCTGCAGCCGCAGCGGGTCGTCTACGTCGATCCGGCGTTCGGGCCGAACGTGCCGTGGTGGCAGCGCAAGCTCGCCCCGGCGTTCTTCCGCTCCCTGGCGAGCGCGACCGCCGAGCGGATCGCGAAGCGCAACCCGCGCTGGGACCCGCTCGACGTGGCGATAGAGCTGGAGACCCTGCGCGCCTTCGACCAGGGCGTGGTGCCGGTGCTGGTGGGCCGCGGTTCGCTGCGGGCGCCCGTGACGATGCAGGTGCCGTCGCTCGTCGTCCTGGCCGGGCGGTCGCAACTGGTGAGCCCGCGGGCGGCCGAGCGGCTGGGCGAGGCCGGATTCGTCGTGCGCACCGTGCGCGGGGCCGGTCACACCGTGCACCGCGACGACCACGCGGGGTTCATGCGGGCACTCGACGGCTGGGTCTAG
- the pth gene encoding aminoacyl-tRNA hydrolase — protein sequence MDSPWLVVGLGNPGPGYAATRHNVGQMVLDELAERGRLTFKSHKTNATVAEGRIAPGGPRYILAKPNTFMNVSGGPVAQLLRFYSLEPSQLIVVHDELDIPFDTLKLKFGGGHGGHNGVRDVISAIGTGDFTRVRVGVGRPPGSSAAADHVLKGFSSTERKTLPNLVADAADAVEQIAADGLTAAQLRFHTAR from the coding sequence ATGGATTCACCCTGGCTCGTAGTCGGGCTCGGTAACCCCGGGCCCGGCTACGCCGCCACGCGTCACAACGTGGGGCAGATGGTGCTGGACGAGCTCGCCGAGCGCGGCCGTCTCACCTTCAAGTCGCACAAGACGAACGCCACGGTCGCCGAGGGGCGCATCGCCCCCGGCGGACCGCGGTACATCCTGGCCAAGCCGAACACGTTCATGAACGTGTCCGGCGGGCCGGTCGCGCAGTTGCTGCGCTTCTACTCCCTCGAACCGTCGCAGCTGATCGTCGTCCACGACGAGCTCGACATCCCGTTCGACACCCTCAAGCTCAAGTTCGGCGGAGGGCACGGCGGCCACAACGGCGTCCGCGACGTCATCTCCGCCATCGGCACGGGCGACTTCACGCGCGTGCGCGTCGGCGTCGGCCGCCCGCCAGGCTCGTCCGCGGCCGCCGATCACGTCCTCAAAGGCTTCAGCAGCACCGAGAGGAAGACACTCCCGAATCTCGTCGCCGATGCGGCGGACGCGGTCGAGCAGATCGCGGCGGATGGTCTCACCGCCGCTCAGCTCCGGTTCCACACCGCTCGCTGA
- a CDS encoding 50S ribosomal protein L25/general stress protein Ctc codes for MADESNKVVTEARESFGKGAARKIRAAGKIPAVVYGHGTDPIHVTVPAHQVGLLLRKANAVLDLDIAGKSQLVLVKDVQKDPVLQIIEHLDLIVIRSGEKVSVEVPVHVEGDTYPGTIAMLDVPTLRLEVEATHIPERIVLDVTDAEEGTQFHAKDFVLPKGAALAEDPELLILNVIVPASSRADEEADAAVAEAASAASAAAAAESDAE; via the coding sequence ATGGCTGACGAGTCCAACAAGGTCGTTACCGAGGCACGCGAGAGCTTCGGCAAGGGCGCTGCGCGCAAGATCCGCGCGGCAGGCAAGATCCCCGCCGTCGTCTACGGACACGGCACCGACCCCATCCACGTGACGGTCCCGGCCCACCAGGTCGGCCTCCTGCTCCGCAAGGCGAACGCGGTCCTCGACCTCGACATCGCCGGCAAGAGCCAGCTCGTCCTCGTCAAGGACGTTCAGAAGGACCCGGTGCTGCAGATCATCGAGCACCTCGACCTCATCGTCATCCGCAGCGGCGAGAAGGTCTCCGTTGAGGTCCCCGTGCACGTCGAGGGCGACACCTACCCGGGCACCATCGCGATGCTCGACGTCCCGACGCTCCGCCTCGAGGTCGAAGCGACCCACATCCCGGAGCGCATCGTCCTCGATGTCACCGACGCGGAAGAGGGCACCCAGTTCCACGCGAAGGACTTCGTCCTCCCGAAGGGCGCCGCTCTGGCGGAAGACCCCGAGCTGCTCATCCTCAACGTCATCGTCCCCGCGTCCTCGCGTGCGGACGAAGAGGCCGACGCCGCTGTCGCAGAGGCCGCTTCCGCCGCATCGGCCGCTGCCGCTGCCGAGTCGGACGCCGAGTAA
- the gndA gene encoding NADP-dependent phosphogluconate dehydrogenase — protein MSNEASANIGVVGLAVMGSNLARNLASREGNTVAVFNRTYARTDELITEHPEAGFVASESIDDFVASLAKPRTAIIMVQAGKGTDAVIDQLVERFEPGDIIVDGGNANFQDTIEREKRISPTGIHFVGTGISGGEEGALKGPSIMPGGSEESYKTLGPILASIAAVAEGEPCVTHVGTDGAGHFVKMIHNGIEYADMQLIAEAYDLLRTVGGLEPAAIADVFTEWNKGYLESYLIEITAEVLRQVDAETGKPFVDIVLDQAGSKGTGVWTVQNALDLGVPVGGIAEAVFARAVSSKPAQRAAVQSVVTSRPEVQTVDASFADDVSKALYASKVVAYAQGFDAIIAGAEKYGWNINKDKIAKIWRGGCIIRAQFLNRIADAYDENPDIATLLEAPYFADAVAEGEAAWRRVVATAALSGVPIPGFGAALSYYDSLAVKRLPAALVQGQRDFFGAHTYKRVDKDGTFHTLWSGDRTEIETEGSSH, from the coding sequence GTGTCCAACGAAGCATCAGCCAACATCGGTGTCGTGGGTCTGGCGGTGATGGGCTCGAACCTGGCCCGCAACCTCGCCTCCCGTGAAGGCAACACGGTCGCCGTGTTCAACCGCACGTACGCGCGCACCGACGAGCTCATCACCGAGCATCCCGAAGCCGGGTTCGTCGCGTCGGAGAGCATCGACGACTTCGTGGCGTCGCTGGCGAAGCCGCGCACCGCGATCATCATGGTGCAGGCCGGTAAGGGCACGGACGCCGTGATCGACCAGCTGGTGGAGCGGTTCGAGCCGGGCGACATCATCGTCGACGGTGGCAACGCGAACTTCCAGGACACCATCGAGCGGGAGAAGCGCATCTCCCCCACGGGCATCCACTTCGTCGGCACCGGCATCTCCGGCGGCGAGGAGGGCGCGCTGAAGGGCCCGTCGATCATGCCGGGCGGTTCGGAGGAGTCCTACAAGACGCTCGGGCCGATCCTCGCCTCGATCGCCGCGGTCGCCGAGGGCGAGCCCTGCGTCACGCACGTCGGCACCGACGGAGCAGGCCACTTCGTGAAGATGATCCACAACGGCATCGAGTACGCCGACATGCAGCTCATCGCCGAGGCGTACGACCTGCTGCGCACCGTCGGCGGCCTGGAGCCCGCCGCGATCGCCGACGTGTTCACCGAGTGGAACAAGGGCTACCTCGAGTCCTACCTGATCGAGATCACCGCCGAGGTGCTCCGCCAGGTGGATGCGGAGACCGGCAAGCCGTTCGTCGACATCGTCCTCGACCAGGCCGGGTCGAAGGGCACCGGCGTCTGGACCGTGCAGAACGCCCTGGACCTCGGCGTCCCGGTCGGCGGCATCGCGGAAGCCGTGTTCGCCCGCGCCGTGTCGTCCAAGCCGGCCCAGCGCGCCGCCGTGCAGTCCGTCGTGACCTCGCGTCCCGAGGTGCAGACGGTGGACGCGTCGTTCGCGGACGACGTCTCGAAGGCGCTCTACGCCTCCAAGGTCGTCGCATACGCGCAGGGCTTCGACGCGATCATCGCCGGCGCCGAGAAGTACGGCTGGAACATCAACAAGGACAAGATCGCCAAGATCTGGCGCGGCGGCTGCATCATCCGCGCCCAGTTCCTCAACCGCATCGCCGACGCGTACGACGAGAACCCGGACATCGCTACGCTCCTCGAGGCCCCGTACTTCGCCGACGCCGTCGCCGAGGGCGAGGCGGCCTGGCGCCGCGTCGTCGCCACCGCAGCCCTCTCCGGAGTGCCGATCCCCGGCTTCGGCGCGGCGCTCTCGTACTACGACTCGCTCGCGGTGAAGCGCCTGCCCGCCGCCCTGGTCCAGGGCCAGCGCGACTTCTTCGGCGCCCACACCTACAAGCGCGTCGACAAGGACGGCACCTTCCACACCCTGTGGTCCGGCGACCGCACCGAGATCGAGACCGAGGGCTCCAGCCACTGA
- a CDS encoding ribose-phosphate diphosphokinase — protein MSGITTTGQKRLVLISGRAHPQLAEEIAECLGSDLVPTDARTFANGEIYARFDESVRGSDAFVIQSHTSPINEWLMEQLIMVDALKRASAKRITVVAPFYPYARQDKKGRGREPISARLVADLFKAAGADRIMSVDLHAAQIQGFFDGPVDHLFAMPVLLEHMKRELDPAVTTVVSPDMGRVRVADIWSDKLGVPLAIIHKRRDPLVPNQVSVHEIVGAVEGRVCLLVDDLIDTGRTIVKAAEALKANGAIGVVVAATHAVFSDPAVELLQSDAIDSVVVTDTLPLPEHKRWDKLTILPIAPLLANAIQQVFTDGSVTSMFDGAA, from the coding sequence GTGTCAGGGATCACCACCACCGGCCAGAAGCGACTAGTTCTGATTTCTGGGCGGGCGCATCCCCAGCTTGCAGAAGAGATCGCGGAGTGCCTGGGCAGCGACCTCGTCCCCACCGACGCACGCACCTTCGCCAACGGCGAGATCTACGCGCGCTTCGATGAGAGCGTGCGCGGCTCGGACGCATTCGTCATCCAGTCGCACACCTCGCCGATCAACGAGTGGCTCATGGAGCAGCTGATCATGGTGGATGCGCTCAAGCGGGCCTCCGCGAAGCGCATCACCGTCGTCGCCCCGTTCTACCCGTACGCCCGCCAGGACAAGAAGGGCCGCGGCCGCGAGCCGATCTCCGCCCGCCTCGTCGCCGACCTGTTCAAGGCCGCGGGAGCCGACCGCATCATGTCGGTCGACCTGCACGCCGCGCAGATCCAGGGCTTCTTCGACGGCCCCGTCGACCACCTCTTCGCCATGCCCGTGCTGCTCGAGCACATGAAGCGCGAGCTCGACCCCGCGGTCACCACGGTGGTCTCCCCGGACATGGGCCGCGTGCGCGTCGCCGACATCTGGAGCGACAAGCTCGGTGTGCCGCTCGCGATCATCCACAAGCGCCGCGACCCGCTGGTGCCCAACCAGGTCTCCGTGCACGAGATCGTCGGTGCTGTCGAGGGCCGCGTGTGCCTGCTGGTGGACGACCTGATCGACACCGGCCGCACCATCGTCAAGGCCGCGGAGGCGCTCAAGGCGAACGGCGCGATCGGCGTCGTCGTCGCCGCCACCCACGCCGTGTTCAGCGACCCGGCCGTCGAGCTGCTGCAGAGCGACGCGATCGACTCGGTCGTCGTCACGGACACGCTCCCGCTCCCCGAGCACAAGCGCTGGGACAAGCTCACCATCCTGCCCATCGCCCCGCTCCTGGCGAACGCGATCCAGCAGGTCTTCACCGACGGCTCCGTCACCTCGATGTTCGACGGGGCGGCCTAG
- the glmU gene encoding bifunctional UDP-N-acetylglucosamine diphosphorylase/glucosamine-1-phosphate N-acetyltransferase GlmU — MTDQNLAIVVLAAGQGTRMKSATPKLLHPLAGLPIIGHVLATAKQLDAAHVVSVVRHERDRLVEVISVDLPESVIVDQDDVPGTGRAVELAVEALPADFSGDVLVVNGDVPLLDAGTLRELIEKHRAGGAAATILSSFPADATGYGRIVRTESGHLDRIVEHKDATESEREIGEINAGIYLFGLSQLRDQLAALTTDNAQGEKYLTDVIGLLRNAGFDVDALPVSESWLVEGINDRAQLSEAAAKLNALIVRTWQLAGVTIQDPATTWIDVKTRLAPDVTILPGTQLRGATVVETGAVVGPDTTLLDCEVGENATVKRTDGTLAVIGAGATVGPFAYLRPGTILGADGKIGTFVETKNAVIGAGTKLAHFNYVGDATVGEKSNLGAGVITANYDGVNKHRTEIGSHVRASTNTVFVAPVRMGDGAYTGAGTIVRKDVPAGALALTVAPQRNIEGWVAQKRPGTDAATAAEESGE, encoded by the coding sequence ATGACCGACCAGAATCTTGCCATCGTCGTGCTCGCGGCAGGACAGGGGACGCGGATGAAGTCCGCCACCCCCAAGCTCCTGCATCCACTGGCCGGCCTGCCGATCATCGGGCACGTCCTCGCCACGGCGAAGCAGCTCGACGCCGCGCACGTCGTCTCCGTCGTGCGGCACGAGCGCGACCGTCTCGTCGAGGTCATCTCCGTCGACCTGCCGGAGAGCGTGATCGTCGACCAGGACGACGTGCCGGGCACCGGCCGCGCCGTCGAGCTGGCCGTCGAGGCCCTCCCCGCCGACTTCTCGGGTGACGTGCTCGTGGTCAACGGAGACGTCCCCTTGCTCGATGCCGGCACGCTGCGCGAGCTGATCGAGAAGCACCGGGCCGGAGGAGCGGCAGCGACCATCCTGTCGTCGTTCCCCGCGGACGCCACCGGATACGGCCGCATCGTGCGCACAGAGAGCGGTCACCTCGACCGCATCGTCGAGCACAAGGACGCGACGGAGTCCGAGCGCGAGATCGGCGAGATCAACGCAGGCATCTACCTCTTCGGCCTGTCTCAGCTGCGCGACCAGCTCGCCGCGTTGACCACGGACAACGCGCAGGGCGAGAAGTACCTCACCGACGTCATCGGGCTGCTGCGGAACGCGGGCTTCGACGTGGATGCGCTCCCCGTCTCCGAGTCGTGGCTGGTCGAGGGCATCAACGACCGCGCCCAGCTCAGCGAGGCCGCCGCCAAGCTGAACGCCCTGATCGTGCGCACCTGGCAGCTGGCCGGGGTCACCATCCAGGACCCGGCGACCACCTGGATCGACGTGAAGACCCGGCTCGCCCCCGACGTCACCATCTTGCCGGGAACCCAGCTGCGCGGCGCGACCGTGGTGGAGACCGGCGCCGTCGTCGGCCCGGACACCACGCTGCTCGACTGCGAGGTCGGCGAGAACGCGACCGTGAAGCGCACGGACGGCACACTCGCCGTGATCGGCGCGGGCGCGACGGTCGGTCCGTTCGCCTACCTGCGCCCGGGCACCATCCTCGGCGCCGACGGCAAGATCGGCACCTTCGTCGAGACCAAGAACGCCGTCATCGGCGCAGGCACCAAGCTCGCCCACTTCAACTACGTGGGGGATGCGACGGTCGGCGAGAAGTCGAACCTGGGCGCCGGCGTCATCACCGCCAACTACGACGGGGTCAACAAGCACCGCACCGAGATCGGCTCGCACGTTCGTGCCAGCACGAACACGGTGTTCGTCGCGCCCGTTAGGATGGGTGACGGAGCGTACACGGGAGCGGGAACCATCGTCCGCAAGGACGTACCTGCTGGAGCGCTCGCCCTCACGGTGGCTCCGCAACGCAACATCGAAGGTTGGGTCGCGCAGAAGCGGCCGGGCACCGACGCCGCCACAGCTGCGGAAGAGAGCGGAGAGTAA
- a CDS encoding MarR family transcriptional regulator, which translates to MPDPRTPDARDEVDRIVDSWLRERPDLDFSPLQVLSRVARLSRHLDRARRTAFDRSDLESWEFDVLAALRRAGAPYQLSPKALLQQTLVSSGTMTNRIDRLVSRELVERRTDPNDGRGILVQMTAQGLTRVDAAITRLVDAESDILVGLSPTEQERLASLLRKLSLGFDEES; encoded by the coding sequence ATGCCTGATCCACGGACGCCTGACGCACGCGACGAAGTCGACCGCATCGTTGACTCCTGGCTGCGCGAACGTCCGGACCTGGACTTCTCGCCGCTGCAGGTGCTCTCCCGCGTCGCCCGGCTGTCCCGCCACCTGGACAGGGCCCGCCGCACCGCGTTCGACCGCTCCGACCTGGAGTCGTGGGAGTTCGACGTGCTCGCGGCGCTCCGCCGTGCCGGCGCGCCGTACCAGTTGAGCCCGAAGGCGCTGCTGCAGCAGACGCTCGTGTCGAGCGGCACCATGACGAACCGCATCGACAGGCTCGTCTCCCGCGAGCTCGTCGAGCGGCGCACCGATCCCAACGACGGCCGCGGCATCCTGGTGCAGATGACGGCGCAGGGCCTCACCAGGGTGGATGCGGCGATCACCCGCCTCGTAGACGCCGAGTCGGACATCCTGGTCGGCCTCTCCCCCACCGAGCAGGAACGGCTCGCCTCGCTGCTGCGCAAACTCTCCCTCGGCTTCGACGAAGAATCCTGA